One Dunckerocampus dactyliophorus isolate RoL2022-P2 chromosome 6, RoL_Ddac_1.1, whole genome shotgun sequence genomic window, tttgtgttcagttgtgttgtcattgactcatatttacatttgtttgatctgaaacatctaagtgtgacaaatcaggaagggggcaaacactttttccaaccACTGTATGTGTCTTCAACTCACAAACACCTCTGTAGTCTGCTCGTCCTGGGAACAACACTTGCTCATTGTCTGTAGacgacagcgaggtgcattcactgacactctgaaaatcacaacatctttattatgcgtgttgtatgtgtggtctaaataaacagaaatacaaagaaaaacatcaagTGGATATTGTTATCTCTCCTTAATgcaactcttactgcggaagtacagttTGCGGCATTGAAgcgtgctcggaaatcccagaaaatacattgaCGCTTGAAACAGTGAATTCAACGAAAAAATGATGTGGtgcctttgaacgcaacccctcatggctcataataacacggttaaagtgtgattcaaatgttacttttaggcaaatacattttcagacgtgtgtttcagacgtgtgctatctCTGAGcttcatttaaatgtaataaatgctgtataataacataataacatttaataacatttaattaatacatacaaaatatatatatatatatatatatatatatatatatatatatatatatatatatatatatatatatataaaattgtcattcatctttctgttcatgaaatacagcaaaaatgggcatatttcacaaatagtggcaaatgctgattaattaatttgaaaactgtgattaatttgattaaacttggtaatcatttgacagccctaattattatataattaggGCTTGCACCTCACTAAAAGTTGCAGGACcaaccaaactatgaaaaaagtgcaactCGTCGTCGGGAAATCACGGAATATTTGCAAAGGAAGAATTGCTTAGATTGGGTGTGCTCCTCATATTGTGGCTGTTACTCACGTGTAATACAAACACATTGTCCCCCTGTGTGTGTCGTAGTCAATAAACGGGAGCGTCTGGTGAATAACTTGCAAAACCTGTCAGTCAGCGACAGAGTCAGGATGCTCCGAGCGATGCCTCTCAGCGTGGCGGAAAAGAGTGAACTCAGGTAAATGCAGCGTTTGATCACGTTGTTTCATGATGCTTTATCTTTCAATGGCTGCTACAAGGCATGGTGGCGCTTGTGTGCAGGAGGTTAACTTTGCAGAAGGAGAGACGAACGCTGTCTGGAAGTCAGATCCCCTGCTGCAGTCGACTCAAATATTACATCATCATCGTGAGTCACTTCCTCCTCCAGTAGCCCGATAAAATCGTATTTTATtcatcatatttcttagctgcatGGCAGTTGTTTGCTGATTTATTGATGACCATTATCTTCAAATGAATATGATAAcgcctcctctgttgtttgctaaggCTGTGTTCACTCTTGTGGTTTGGTACTCGAGGGCCAAAGGTTGCACAGTTAAAACATGTACATAAAGTAAGGCCCCGATGGAGCTGATTTTGTGACTTACTAGTGACGAAATTGGGGGGTTTGTGGGGCTAGTACTCGAATCTCGGTTAACCGTTGCCTCCTTTTCCCAGGCCGCGAGACACAGTTGGTACAGCTGGCTGTCCTTCCTGCACTCCCTCCACCTGTGGCAGGAGGCGCTCAAGCGTGTCAGCGGCCGTTTCGGCAGCGGAGTCCTCTCGTACTTCCTGTTCCTCAAGACCCTGCTCTTCTTCAACCTCTTCCTCTTTGTGGTGACGGCTGCGTTGGTGGTGCTGCCTCAGGCGGTGCACCCCCCACCTCAGTCCGACGGCAGACGCAACTTCACCGGACTAGAGATCCTCACTGGAGCCGTAAGATGTGTTTGTACGCTATCTTGAGTACATCACCAATAGGAGTGGTATCaggcagcatgattattgcGCAAGTGTGTCTTAGGGTGGCCACAATAAAGAGGTTGTCCAAAAACCAGTAAGCATGTGGTGTGGCCACCATTCGCCTCAAATACCATACACAGCAGGGttgggcaaactgcggcccgcaGGCCCCATCAGGCCCGCCGAGCATCTTAATCtgtttccaaattccttttttttttttttttaaaccattaacATTGATGCTGTttctggcaacatgacttgcagtgctattgtggcagGCTTCAGTCATACAGGAAATAGTCCGGTACTggattacccagcatgccttgcgacccttaataataataataataataatagtatataaTAACAGTTTGTAAGTTATGTGTTATGTTTACCGCTTAGCTGTTGTTTATCACCCACGTAGTAGTAGTCTTATGTCTTACTTTCTTTTATCATGTCAACTATATgggttaataggagtgtaaaggtgactataggggtgttagttcatgtctagagggctctaataatgtaaaaacggtatttagaaggtggtaaacaggtttctgtcttttttgtgcTATTTCCtcattctgtctactatattgggtaataggagtgtaaaggtgaccgtaGGAGTAttatttcatctctagagggctctaataatggtataaaagtatattttgaaggtggtaaacaggttttctatgtcttattttctcttatgtctactatattgggtaatagaagtgtaaaggtgactacagaggtgttatatcatgtctatagggctctaataatgtaaaaagaaggtatttacaaggtcgtaaacaggttttttatgctctaactatgtcggtgtaggctctcagtcgtacaggagttgtccatcgagggaaaggcttcttgagacgtcatctgtacttctgtgaagaagttgtcggacgtttcgctcctcaaccgaagagcttcgtcagcgaactaataagtgctggtagcctaggccttaaatacagtaagagtgggcggaattggtgtgccaacatcctcctcctattggttccttacactaagcctgggcggagtagtggtataatcctctcctgctattaacacctccgataaaagggaagtgtcgctccctgagttgggtatgaacaactctgattctggctcgttagcatctaatgttctggctcggccctggcttcacctcatttgcaagactaagagctgtgggttttggtctcagtaacctgctgaacacagggtccaaattaaacctcaaaccaccattccgattcaatgatgggttctgttgtttgacaaaaatagctgccaaagaaaaaagatggtttgaaagaggagtaaaggaggCTAtacagaacaatagatgctaacgagccagaatcagagtcgttcatacccaactcagggagcgacacttcccttttatcagaggtgttaatagcaggagaggattagaccactactctgcccaggcttagtgtaaggaaccaataggaggagggtgttggcacaccaattccgcccactcttactgtatttaaggcctatgctaccagcacttattagttcgctgacgaagctcttcggatgaggagcgaaacgtctgacaccttcttcacagaagtacagatgacgtctcaagaagcctttccctcgatgctctaactacaaaaatattccattatgaataaataatcctactttgcggaaagtcACTTATCAGGATgtggcctggaaccaattagccgcaataaacgaggagGTTACTGTAGTAAAGACATTATGGGGGTGATGAATATTTACGCTACTGTGCATGTCATCATGTTGCAGGGCTATTTCTCAGACACAGTGATGTACTATGGATACTACTGCAACTACACGCTGCAGAGGAGCTGCAGGAATGAAAGTGGGAGCGGAGGGCAGTACATCTCCGCATCCAACGCTACCAGCCTGGACTGTACATTGAAGCGTCTAACTTACAAGATGCCGCTTGCCTATTTCTTCACCATCGCCACCGCCTTCTTCATCACTTGTATCATCCTTGTGTACAGGTATGCATTCCTGAACATAGAATAATTGAATATACAGAATGACATGCTTCTTATCTCATACCAGCATGTCAAAGTCATTTGGTCGAAGCTTCCGAATTGACAAATCTCACAGTAACCTGGCCATGAAAGCCTTTTGCTGCTGGGACTTCAAGGTGATCAAGAAAACTTCAGTCAAACTCATGTCTGAGAATATCTGCACCCAGCTCAAGGTATGAGAAAAGAACCCCCACCCACGCCATTTCCAACAGTTTCTCATgactctcgctctctctcaggAGCTGCTAGCAGAGGTCAGTCATAAGCATTCCAAAAACACCGTGTGCCAGAAACTGTGGAGATTGGCGGTCCACAGTCTGGCCTGGGCTATCTGCATAGCAAGCACCACCGCCTGTGTGCTCAGCATTTACTACTTCTCTGGCTACATGCACCAGGTGAGGTGGCAGCCTTTCATCGTGTCCGTCATTAAATACTACATGATGGTGACGTTTCACAGCGGTCACGGGTCAAATGCGGTGTTCATGCTGCTACAGTAGTGTATTCCAAGACATCATGCTAAATGGTAGCACAGAATGGCAACAGTAATGCAGTATAGGACTGGAACAGACTCCGCAATATGCCCAATATAGTTAACTGTTTCAGTACAGTGGAAactccaaaaataaaaacgtacagttgtccctcgccactttgcgctttgaatttcacgttTTTGCTTCATcaagttttttccaaaatacataaatgaataaagtatgttgttttatggttgaatacaggCCATTGTAGGTCCAAAAGGATTTCATGGGGGGGAAGTTtgcctaatttaagcattttcaatcttAAAAATGGCCTTCAGAAGGTACGTACGTACTtcgtgatatgtagtgttctacactggtcacaaggtgacAGGAATGTTGCTGTAACGTATGTGAGATACACGAggatcagacttgatcaccggaacaacaagattttactgcaggtttgaattttctcacaacaggcaccttacagtaatccctcgcttgtCACGGTTAGTCGGTTTCAGTGAATTTCCAGGTatgattcctcatttataaatcacatattttcatagttacagcgtagaaaacctgtttcggACCAACTACAGTACGTACAGGTTTGTAACatcatcagagccctctagacatgaactctagtcacctttccactcctgtTATCCAATATAGCAACATATGAGTAATAAGACAggaataagacttgtgcttgtgtgttttgtaatgaatgtcttccggacatgtggacaggaagtgacgtagagttgcgttttagctggattacagccacaacagtacctCGTGTTGTTATGACAGTAATATTATTGCGTTATTATCGTGCCTGTTGCAAGGTTAATCAAACCTGAAATCCAGGATAAATGAGCTGAGCTGAGCTCAGCCAACCCAAGGCGAGAGCGTCCGGCCTTAATTGGTTGCACATTGGTATGCACCCCGCCAATCGATCACAGAGTCACCGATTCACCACGGCAACGAGAGCGGCATACTTTTCCCCAACGGAAGCAGGAAGCCTCATGGAGGCTCACAAGGATGCAAAAGAGCAAATACAAAGGAGAGGCAACACTGCCACAGTCATAAAACCAAGAGAGAAAGCGTGGCAAAGCACTGCAGAGGTGATCTACAGTACTTTGTGTCAAAGTAATGCAGaaatacacactcactgctcCACTCAGACCATCGTAATTACAATCCAGATAGttcatgttgtttgttgcttgtTGAACAAATCAAGAACAGCGGTGGACACTAATATGTATGAATTCTTTGCTTTATTAGCATATCGACATTACTCGCTTCCGGCTTCTGGGTAGTGTAGCACACATCCAAACCAACAAAGTTATCTCCGAAAACATAGCCGCGCTGTGATTATGAATGGGTTGTAGAtgaaattgactgcagatgtgagtgaaattgtgtaaatataATTCATCAGACTGTATAACTCAACTCCTTTGTCTTGtagatgtgtatttgtatttaattaatgatCTAATTAACATTCAACATCATCTAAAACCCTTTATGTGCAATGATTGAcatgaatgatgacaaatgttgaCGTAATGACAGTGGGTGTAGTCGAATGTCATGACAATGTGTAATAGGCAGCGGATTAATTACTGGTTTCCATTTATGGTGACTGCTGGTTGACATAAGGGATGAGATGGCGTAGACCCTGGACCTTAACGTGGTTTGGAGCAGGCTAACGCCACGGTaacttatgtcagaacatatTCGACTTTCCACTATCTcacttttgtgcaaccggatcacggataaattgagccaggataaccaagatatccAGGCTTAATCCCTTATTCCAGCTTTGTGCAATAGGCCCCTGCAATAAAACCCTGTTGTTCAGGCgatcgagtctggtgcttgtgttactagtgacacctagtgaccagtgtagaatactacatttcatcgtctttgaatgccttatactgtatttgactgtattctattttagttcatttagccatttgtaggCTTGAAAATACTGAATTTAGGCGAGTAATACGTCATATTTCCTTAAAtacgcatatttttggactaatagaccgtagtcaaccacaaaacaacacacaaaaaaatcaaacctcacaaattgcCTCTCGCCgcatccctgcacactgtcatCTCTCCGTTCGTGTGTacgtgacgaagacgctcgcaccttcttccgctgtggaacacacacgtaaacaagatggccgcgtcGCGggagaagatgcgagcgtcttcatcacatcctCAAATAAGTTAATAACGCGACAGGACACGCGTCATATTGTGTGCTAATCGCAAAATGTACTCAAACCGAAAGTACATTCTTAGGGCAAACTGGGGCTTACGCTAACCGAAGTTCCATGGTACTcactcacttgaactttatgtGAAGCATCAGCAGCAGGGACAATCATCATTACGCGCACCATCTGTTACGTGTCTCCCTTTAAGCCGCCCCCTTTTGCAACGTGTGTTAACTTGGAATCTTCATATTACAGTCCTATTGTAACAGAGTCTAACAGTGTTTCCCATCTTCTTCATCatagttctggcacttgcaactttatttgcagccgtatttaatttttttgcacACATTAGTCTgacactcaaaaatatgcagtgcccctgaacgcctcatcagtgcAGGCCGCACAGTGCTTtataggaggaagaaaggagaccgAAACggagttgttcatcattctgtgcgcgttctgtgaacaaataaaccacacacacacataataaaggatttcctggccggaatctgtctatagcgtCCGAACCACTATCTGTTGTTcgcagagactgagtcaccgaAGCGTGGATGCTCTGTTTGGGCACCGTTTGtccgtacgataaccgagacagtgtacaaaaaccgagacatattttcATCCCTTTTTCTACTGTTAGCGCTGATGTGTACATGTAAGACTCCTGCTTGTATGCCGAGTAAAAGAGTCATGTCCAGATGAACTCGTCTCGACAGAACCTCCAGCAGAGTTCTCGCAGCGTGAGCACGAACCCGTTGCTGAGCGAGGCTAGCCTGCTGGCGCTCCCTGCGCTCGTGTCCGTCATCAACTTGGTGCTGCCCGGCATGTTCAACCTGGCCGCCTGGATGGAAGACTACCAGTCACCCTCCGTGCGCACATATGTCGCCATCGGCAGGTACGAGCAGGAAGAGAGCCATCCGTGGATGGAGTAtgctttatgttttattttttcctagaAACTTGATGCTGAAAGTGAGCGTGCTGGGAGTGCTCTGCTACCACTGGCTGGGTCGGGTGGCTGCTGATCCCGGCAGTATTGGCCTGCAGGTAACGCAAATGACGACGACGATAAGAAATAATCTTGGCTTTCTTTGGTATTTCATCTCCTCTTTTGAAAATATCATCCTCAGTGCTGGGAGAGTTTTGTTGGCCAGGAACTGTATCGCTTCCTGATAATGGATTTCATCTTTACTCTACTAGACACCTTGTTTGGAGAGTTTCTTTGGAGGTGGGTGGGTGTGACGCAAGTCGTTTAGACCTGTCACCATGACAAAATTGTTTCACAAATTATTGCCCATAaatgatattatccatccatccattccgtttctatgccgcttatcctcgcgagggtcgcgggtatgctggagcctaccccagcagacttcgggcgagaggcggggtacaccctgaacggatcgccagccaatcgctggacacatacactcctgatcaaaatcttaagaccaattgaaacatttctagaattagcattttgcacatttggatgttaatgaggttttaagtagagctacaatatgcaaaaacaagaagggggagtgagacaaaaagcactttgaaaaagtaattgattgaaaacaacaattaaactaaaataggctgtttatcagctgatcaaaagttgaagaccacaggctataaaagccaaaatctgctccaaatgttcattttgtgtcaggcattcccactgtcatgccctcctgatggtaaagctaagaagctttctctttttcaacgtggtgggattgtggagctgcataagcaaggcctctcgcagcgtgccattgctgctgaggttgggagcatgAAATCAGtctttctacattttttaaagatcctgagcattatggaacaaaaaagtcaagtggtagacccaaaaaaatcacaccttcgCTGAGCAAGAGGATCCATCAcgacacagggtggtcttccacccacattaaggccttactggtgccgactgcagcgcaataaccatcagacgccatctgcgggaaaaTGATAATACAGTGTATGGCATAAGCTTGCGAGTAcacttaatcctcactagggttgcgggggtaggCTGCAGCTGTCGCTTTCGATGTTAAAAACGGAGAAATGCTGGAAATGCTCTAAAGTTCACAGTGTGTAAATGCAgccgtcagctcatttgcatatacgcTTCTTTGATTCACCGTTATCAACACTGTGTGGAATAATACGCTGTTGACGTTTAATGGGCTGTCATGTTTTGTGGGTGTTCggccaaagtacatgttttggatgcagcaaaatgtgtttggtgcacaatgaagGGTTGTACTTGGGCAGCTGAAAcataagttccaccgttttgtattatttgtttcaTCATCTCTGCCACAAACTTTTACAGGAAACGGGCTGCAACTGACCTCAGATGGCGTTTTATACACAACTGGCACCAAGAGAGTATCCCATCGTGCAGCACACGACACACGCTCGCTAACACGTAGCAAAGAGACTGGATGattgacaggagggttcactcacgcCGTTCATTCCGCTACGTGTtaagacagatgcacagagtgaatccccTTGTcctccagcctgtttggtagagagaggggAGGAAAACcagcacgcatgcacatgtcaatatattgaggccggcaaaatggtTGAGTTCATTTATATTTAGCATTTGATGTGTtgattatggtgacaggcctaaagTGGTTACATTTTGTGATTGTACCAATGAAGGTAACTTCCTccccccactttccttcacactgcgcaggtgtgccaaaacaaaaacaaacatgtccgcCATATGGAACTTTACCTGCCAACGCATGACATGAAGAATATCGggcgggggtagcacgttaataAGCTTTAATTTGGCACGGCATTTGGAGAGCAAACAACTGGCCGGGCGGACGGCTCGTTCAAACGCAACAAGACAAGTGAACAACAACAGgatgaaaaatgaatgttttcacagtttcacTCACATATTTCATAGAGGCAGCCAACTTGTCATGTTCCCTCTCCTGCAGGACAACATAAAACTCATGGGACTCGGGAAGTTCCCTGTAGAGGGCCTCCAAGTGTGACAGTACTCCAAAATAATAGCATTGCAATATAATAGGCAGCCACAAAAGAGCATTTAAAGATGATAGTTGTTCAAATACTTGGATTTCAAGATTAAAGTCATCCAAAgagtattccaagataatagtcCTGCATAATAGTATTCCAAATTTAAGGCCAGTCGAAAGCTTGCaggaatgtacattttgtactgttggatccTACGgagattctaagtagagcttcaaaatgtaaaaagaagatatgggagtgagacaaaaaggcaatttattgcaaagaagcgttaaagtgaaatagTACTGTAGCTGTTCCATTCTTGTTAAAgaggtgaaaaatggctttggaAAATGGCTTGattccagtgtttccaggaggttagtgggaatgttgctccaggtgttgaagatggcttcacagaggacatccactgtctggaactgatgcccacttttgtaaatccatccccaaatgttctccttTGGATTTAGacgaggggaacatgcaggacggTCCAAATgggtgagcttattcctctggaagaagtcctttgtgaagtgcagcgttgtccacacagacgagggccttcagtcatgagggatgccccctgcgacTGCTCCACACAGCGGGCTGCCGTTTGACGGccatgcacaacctgaagctccattgttccattgaaggatcatgatggtggaaaatatctcaggtgggatctccttgtcatgccagtaacgttggaagccatcaggaccgtcaagggagaatcaaactttcttccacctttcaatgtcccatgtttggtgctctcctgcaaattccaaacacccaattttgtggccttaaaggagacaacattttttcttcttaaaagccttctctggcacacggcatctgatggttattggactacacttggcaccagtaacaaccttcatttgggccaaggatggtcctgtgtcttgacggacagccaatgggatcctccggtgacatttttttgggtctaccacttgacttttttgttccatgaatcTCAGGATGtgtgaagaagtttgaaatgactgtcttgctgcgtccaacctcagcagcgatgGCGCGCTGAGAGAGGCCTTGCTgacgcagctcaacaatcccaccgccttcaaagagagaaagctttttttgcctttgtcatcaagagatcatgacagtgtgaatacctgacactaaatcacattcaatccattcaatttttgccaacattttgccttttaaaggctgtgctcttcaaaagcctatttcactttaatgcttctttgcaataaattgcttttttgtctcactcccatatcttctttttgcattttgaagctctacttagaacctccttaagagccagCAGtgcaaaaatcacattttcatcgggcgtgtatgtacagtacacacgGTAAGTGTTTGGATTGTTTTCCTCCTGCTTGTCCGCAGGTTGTTTTCTGAGAAGGtgctgaagaggaggaggaaaccGGTGTTTGATATTGCTCGGAATGTGCTCGATCTCATCTACGGTCAAACCCTGGCCTGGTACCACTCTTGTCTCTGTACTCACCCGCACCGTGGACTTGAATTCGTGCTTTGTGTGTTTGACAACCGGTGTTGTCTTGTCCAGGCTGGGCCTTCTATTTACTCCTCTGCTGCCCGCAGTGCAGAGCCTCAAACTCCTTCTGCTCTTTTACATCAAGAAGGTAAGCTCTCCTTCGTAAACACCGACACAATAAGTAAGTACATGTgctattattcattcactcagtGCAAATGTACCAGCTCATGGATGCAGCTGTAGGATGCGTGATGACGTGATCATGTTTTATACTGTAATGCCCACAAACGTACAACTGAGAGGGAGTGATTGCACTTCCTCACTCCTGTCAGctgctgttgatgcactacactgctgatggggatgtcagacaacttcatgtcaaaaaatgccaACTATCTCTTTAACCGGGGTTCCGCTGTACTTCTGAGTCCGATTCATGCGTCCTCTCCTCGCAGAACAGTGTCATGATGAACTGTCAGGCCCCCAGGAGGCCGTACAGGGTCAGCCAGATGACCACCATCTTCATCACTCTCCTCTGCTTCCCCTCCTTCCTCGGGGCCTCAGTGTGTGTGACATACACCATGTGGAGGTAAACACACGCACATCCTTTTGGTTGCACACCAACCCAGCCTGAAACACTCCTCTCTTCATGTTCTTTCCTCCAGCATCACGCCCTCCTTGTCATGCGGCCCCTTTCGTACGCTCAAAACAATGTTTCAGGCGGGAAAGCGCTGGGTGGAGGACCTGGAAAATCACAATCCCAATTTATCCCTGCTGGCTAAGGCCCACTCCTATCTGGTGGAGCACCCTGTCTTCCTGTTTGTGGGAGCAGGCATCTTCTTGTTAGTGCAAACACACCTAACGTACTCTAAATAGTTGGTCATATATATGTTATAATGATGTTACTTTGTCAGTCAGTGCAATAGCATTGGTGAGGTGAGGCATATTTGACACAGCATGTCTGTTATCCCGCCAGGATCGTCATCTATTTCCACAGCCAGGTGGTGGACGGGCAGAGGAAGATCATCAGCTTACTGCAAGagcaaatagaaaatgtatgtcaCGTCACCATCATAATGTCaattaattagggctgtcaaagttaactgAAGGTTCCTTTaatggcactatttttttttttgacgcgAGATTaatgtgcgcacgtcctgtttgagcctcggcccacactgtagtttgaggaaacacagCGATGACTGTGTAGCCACGAGCGGCAGCAAATGAGGAGAATTGGAGAACGAAAAGGCTATTTTGATTGGTGAATTTAGCTTCAAAGGCCCCgtgcagatggctctcgcaacaacaacaaagttacTTGTGTcgactgtcgctgtgagttgagctGTCATGGAGTACGTtgcctgccagagagaagcgagaaggtactggagcactggtatttttttgtcatt contains:
- the tmc6b gene encoding transmembrane channel-like protein 6b isoform X1, yielding MARNVNFDLGHPLMEGVESPADEEGVHDSFNQLIAEQTYNGGLGEAFELQLLQKDLDEESQDNVAHLSSPGPEFRERRKRGRALEWEDDERVMDPSAGERWSSATLKILSSMPSRTIGRSRGAIISQYYNRTMQLRRHRQSRPSIQDFSHSARPSIRGYGLETDNTDAEVNKRERLVNNLQNLSVSDRVRMLRAMPLSVAEKSELRRLTLQKERRTLSGSQIPCCSRLKYYIIIAARHSWYSWLSFLHSLHLWQEALKRVSGRFGSGVLSYFLFLKTLLFFNLFLFVVTAALVVLPQAVHPPPQSDGRRNFTGLEILTGAGYFSDTVMYYGYYCNYTLQRSCRNESGSGGQYISASNATSLDCTLKRLTYKMPLAYFFTIATAFFITCIILVYSMSKSFGRSFRIDKSHSNLAMKAFCCWDFKVIKKTSVKLMSENICTQLKELLAEVSHKHSKNTVCQKLWRLAVHSLAWAICIASTTACVLSIYYFSGYMHQNLQQSSRSVSTNPLLSEASLLALPALVSVINLVLPGMFNLAAWMEDYQSPSVRTYVAIGRNLMLKVSVLGVLCYHWLGRVAADPGSIGLQCWESFVGQELYRFLIMDFIFTLLDTLFGEFLWRLFSEKVLKRRRKPVFDIARNVLDLIYGQTLAWLGLLFTPLLPAVQSLKLLLLFYIKKNSVMMNCQAPRRPYRVSQMTTIFITLLCFPSFLGASVCVTYTMWSITPSLSCGPFRTLKTMFQAGKRWVEDLENHNPNLSLLAKAHSYLVEHPVFLFVGAGIFLIVIYFHSQVVDGQRKIISLLQEQIENEGEDKKFIITRLQRIHEQRRTSSRRLASQDSTR
- the tmc6b gene encoding transmembrane channel-like protein 6b isoform X2 — its product is MARNVNFDLGHPLMEGVESPADEEGVHDSFNQLIAEQTYNGGLGEAFELQLLQKDLDEESQDNVAHLSSPGPEFRERRKRGRALEWEDDERVMDPSAGERWSSATLKILSSMPSRTIGRSRGAIISQYYNRTMQLRRHRQSRPSIQDFSHSARPSIRGYGLETDNTDAEVNKRERLVNNLQNLSVSDRVRMLRAMPLSVAEKSELRRLTLQKERRTLSGSQIPCCSRLKYYIIIAARHSWYSWLSFLHSLHLWQEALKRVSGRFGSGVLSYFLFLKTLLFFNLFLFVVTAALVVLPQAVHPPPQSDGRRNFTGLEILTGAGYFSDTVMYYGYYCNYTLQRSCRNESGSGGQYISASNATSLDCTLKRLTYKMPLAYFFTIATAFFITCIILVYSMSKSFGRSFRIDKSHSNLAMKAFCCWDFKVIKKTSVKLMSENICTQLKELLAEVSHKHSKNTVCQKLWRLAVHSLAWAICIASTTACVLSIYYFSGYMHQNLQQSSRSVSTNPLLSEASLLALPALVSVINLVLPGMFNLAAWMEDYQSPSVRTYVAIGRNLMLKVSVLGVLCYHWLGRVAADPGSIGLQCWESFVGQELYRFLIMDFIFTLLDTLFGEFLWRLGLLFTPLLPAVQSLKLLLLFYIKKNSVMMNCQAPRRPYRVSQMTTIFITLLCFPSFLGASVCVTYTMWSITPSLSCGPFRTLKTMFQAGKRWVEDLENHNPNLSLLAKAHSYLVEHPVFLFVGAGIFLIVIYFHSQVVDGQRKIISLLQEQIENEGEDKKFIITRLQRIHEQRRTSSRRLASQDSTR